One genomic region from Cygnus olor isolate bCygOlo1 chromosome 29, bCygOlo1.pri.v2, whole genome shotgun sequence encodes:
- the AQP5 gene encoding aquaporin-5 translates to MKREILTLAFARSVFVEFISTLIFVFIGLGSALKWPSALPSILQISLAFGLAIGTLVQAFGHISGAHINPAVTIAFFVGNQISFLRTFFYVIAQLAGAIAGAGILYGVTPANTRGNLAINSLNNNTTPGQALVVEIILTFQLAVCIFASTDNRRNGNVGSPALSIGLSVAVGHLVGIYFTGCSMNPARSFGPAVIVRRFSSAHWVFWVGPILGACLAALLYFYILVPYCMNMSDRVAIIKGTYESEEEWEEQREERKKSMELTPP, encoded by the exons ATGAAGAGGGAAATATTAACCTTGGCCTTTGCTCGATCCGTCTTTGTCGAGTTCATCTCCACGCTCATCTTTGTCTTCATCGGCCTCGGCTCAGCCCTGAAGTGGCCGTCTGCCCTCCCCAGCATCCTGCAGATCTCACTGGCCTTTGGCCTGGCCATCGGTACACTGGTGCAGGCGTTCGGCCACATCAGCGGTGCCCACATCAACCCCGCGGTGACCATCGCCTTCTTTGTTGGGAACCAGATCTCCTTCCTCCGGACATTCTTCTATGTGATCGCCCAGCTGGCTGGGGCCATCGCCGGCGCTGGCATCCTCTACGGAGTGACACCAGCCAACACCCGCGGCAACCTGGCCATCAATTCG CTCAACAACAACACAACCCCAGGACAGGCCCTTGTGGTGGAGATCATCCTCACCTTCCAGCTGGCTGTGTGCATCTTCGCATCCACAGACAACCGGAGGAATGGCAACGTGGGCTCCCCAGCGCTGTCCATCGGCCTCTCCGTCGCCGTCGGCCACTTGGTGGGG ATCTACTTCACTGGCTGCTCCATGAACCCAGCCAGGTCCTTTGGGCCCGCAGTCATTGTGAGGAGGTTCAGCTCCGCACACTGG GTGTTCTGGGTTGGGCCCATCCTTGGGGCTTGCTTGGCTGCTCTGCTATACTTCTACATCCTCGTCCCCTACTGCATGAACATGTCAGACAGGGTTGCCATCATCAAGGGCACCTACGAGTCAGAGGAAGAAtgggaagagcagagagaggagaggaagaagtcCATGGAGCTGACCCCACCATAG
- the LOC121061037 gene encoding exendin-3-like: protein MKIIRWLYLSGLVFAVLIPAGWQMGLKDLANASRWHSYKSQSARSFASNIKRHSEGTFTSDFTRYLDKMKAKDFVHWLINTKRYR, encoded by the exons ATGAAGATCATCCGCTGGCTGTACCTCTCCGGGCTGGTGTTTGCTGTGCTGATCCCGGCAGGGTGGCAGATGGGTCTCAAGGACCTGGCCAATGCATCCAG ATGGCACTCGTACAAATCCCAGAGCGCCCGCAGCTTCGCGTCCAACATCAAGCGGCACTCGGAAGGCACCTTCACCAGCGACTTCACTCGCTACCTGGACAAGATGAAGGCCAAGGACTTCGTGCACTGGCTCATCAATACCAAGCGCTACAGGTAG